A DNA window from Streptomyces sp. 71268 contains the following coding sequences:
- a CDS encoding 4'-phosphopantetheinyl transferase superfamily protein: protein MTVDARVAELFGATTGPGSAARAGSGAPARGLGRGLGFGRGRGPGLSRAPRGGAVGHGVGAGAVAGTHAGGAVTVAHATVGELPFTGLPVAVRAALPEYAAPRRRGTYAAGRLAAARATAALTGAPHWPLPGERGAPGWPAGVRGSLTHTDELALCAVTAADGLAIGLDMEPLASADGLYAARRYAATPAELDRARAEARPELAVLRLFCAKEALYKALPAPRQEGLAFRSVTLEWPEPDPSAADGPVLLSVSPTAPAPAALRGATARCRVIGDHMVAAVTLAAPRPAYAPEYAYGYETAARHAAHASYQADASYPAHAERAPGATAP from the coding sequence ATGACCGTGGATGCCCGCGTCGCCGAGCTGTTCGGCGCCACCACCGGCCCGGGCAGCGCGGCCCGGGCCGGTAGCGGCGCGCCCGCGCGCGGCCTGGGCCGGGGCCTCGGCTTCGGCCGCGGCCGGGGTCCGGGGCTCAGCAGGGCCCCCCGGGGCGGTGCCGTCGGCCACGGCGTCGGAGCCGGCGCGGTCGCCGGCACCCACGCCGGCGGCGCGGTGACGGTGGCGCACGCGACCGTCGGCGAACTGCCCTTCACCGGGCTGCCCGTCGCCGTGCGCGCCGCCCTGCCGGAGTACGCCGCCCCACGCCGGCGCGGCACGTACGCGGCCGGCCGACTCGCCGCGGCCCGCGCCACCGCCGCGCTGACCGGCGCGCCGCACTGGCCGCTACCGGGCGAGCGCGGCGCCCCGGGCTGGCCGGCCGGCGTGCGCGGCTCGCTCACCCACACGGATGAGCTGGCGCTGTGCGCGGTCACGGCCGCCGACGGGCTCGCCATCGGGCTCGACATGGAGCCGCTGGCGTCGGCGGACGGCCTGTACGCGGCCCGCCGCTACGCCGCCACGCCCGCCGAACTCGACCGCGCGCGGGCCGAGGCGCGACCCGAACTCGCGGTGCTGCGGCTGTTCTGCGCGAAGGAGGCGCTGTACAAGGCGCTGCCCGCGCCCCGGCAGGAGGGCCTGGCGTTCCGCTCGGTCACGCTGGAGTGGCCCGAGCCGGACCCGTCGGCCGCCGACGGGCCGGTGCTGCTGTCCGTCAGCCCCACCGCGCCCGCCCCGGCCGCGCTCCGTGGCGCCACGGCCCGATGTCGCGTCATCGGCGACCACATGGTGGCGGCCGTGACCCTGGCAGCGCCGCGCCCCGCATACGCTCCGGAGTACGCGTACGGGTACGAGACAGCCGCCCGGCACGCGGCGCACGCCTCGTACCAGGCGGACGCCTCGTACCCGGCGCACGCCGAGCGCGCGCCCGGAGCCACCGCCCCCTGA
- a CDS encoding anthranilate synthase component I has protein sequence MTSTDTTGTAQEARAETGRWTTPSGVEVVRTTEHAGSAAAARAQLEAALDERRGMVLFRGRDRIIGYVDPPLEVAARGDRLAVTALNERGRVLLPTLRTLLADLPGTVRADGDTLHVHGGTPHGVFAEEDRTRHVGVFAAIRALIAGLAVPDDELLGLFGAFGYDLIFQVDPMDARQERNPHDRDMVLHLPDTLYDLDLRGDTAVRFRYDFHTRAASTQWLPTGTPSQPFVPGRPSRGRRDHRVGEYARVVEAAMPLFRSGDLFEAVPSQTFQHACSQTPAQLFRRLYERNPAPHSLLMNLGDGEYLVGASPEMFVRVSRGIDADTDRFLVESAPISGTAQRGANALEDAERIRELLNSAKDEHELTMCTDVDRNDKSRVCVPGTVTVTARRSIEMYSTLIHTVDHVQGELRPGFDALDAFLAHLWAVTVTGAPKLAAVEFIERHERSPRRWYGGAVGRIGFDGCLDTVLTLRTIQIRDGVGTVRAGATLLYDSDPVAEEQETELKAKALLEILAGDPPPPARAEVRERPGEGRDVLLVDHRDSFVHCLAGYFRETGAAVETYRSGGHLHLIGERRPDLVVLSPGPGTPADFKVSATLAEAERLGIPVFGVCLGLQGIVEYLGGDLATLPAPVHGKPSRVRRTTVESGLLTGLPETFDVGRYHSLYADPGRVPEGLRVTAVTADGAVAMAVEAPERGLAAVQFHPESIMSGEGRTGHQVVANAVTHLTRSAR, from the coding sequence ATGACCTCGACGGACACGACGGGGACGGCCCAGGAAGCGCGAGCGGAGACGGGTCGCTGGACCACTCCATCCGGGGTCGAGGTGGTCCGTACGACGGAGCACGCCGGCAGCGCCGCGGCGGCCCGCGCCCAGTTGGAGGCGGCGCTCGACGAGCGCCGCGGCATGGTCCTCTTCCGGGGCCGGGACCGGATCATCGGCTACGTGGACCCACCGCTTGAGGTGGCCGCGCGCGGCGACCGGCTGGCGGTGACCGCCCTCAACGAGCGCGGCCGGGTGCTGCTGCCCACCCTCCGTACCCTGCTGGCCGACCTGCCCGGCACGGTCCGCGCCGACGGGGACACGCTGCACGTCCACGGCGGCACGCCGCACGGCGTCTTCGCCGAGGAGGACCGCACCCGGCACGTGGGCGTCTTCGCCGCGATCCGGGCGCTGATCGCGGGGCTGGCCGTACCCGACGACGAACTGCTCGGCCTGTTCGGCGCGTTCGGCTACGACCTGATCTTCCAGGTCGACCCGATGGACGCCCGCCAGGAGCGGAACCCGCACGACCGGGACATGGTCCTCCACCTGCCCGACACGCTGTACGACCTGGACCTGCGCGGCGACACGGCGGTGCGCTTCCGCTACGACTTCCACACCCGGGCCGCCAGCACCCAGTGGCTGCCGACCGGGACTCCCAGCCAACCGTTCGTGCCCGGCCGGCCCTCGCGGGGCCGGCGCGACCACCGGGTGGGGGAGTACGCGCGGGTGGTGGAGGCGGCGATGCCGCTGTTCCGCTCCGGCGACCTGTTCGAGGCCGTGCCCAGCCAGACGTTTCAGCACGCCTGCTCCCAGACCCCGGCCCAGCTCTTCCGCCGCCTGTACGAGCGCAACCCCGCGCCGCACAGCCTGCTGATGAACCTGGGCGACGGCGAGTACCTGGTGGGCGCGTCGCCGGAGATGTTCGTCCGGGTCAGCCGCGGCATCGACGCCGACACCGACCGCTTCCTGGTGGAGTCCGCCCCGATCAGCGGCACCGCCCAGCGCGGGGCCAACGCCCTGGAGGACGCCGAGCGCATCCGCGAACTCCTCAACTCGGCCAAGGACGAGCACGAGCTCACGATGTGCACGGACGTGGACCGCAACGACAAGTCGCGGGTGTGCGTGCCCGGCACGGTCACCGTCACCGCCCGGCGCAGCATCGAGATGTACTCCACGCTCATCCACACCGTGGACCACGTACAGGGTGAACTGCGCCCCGGGTTCGACGCCCTGGACGCTTTCCTCGCCCACCTGTGGGCGGTCACCGTGACCGGCGCGCCCAAGCTGGCCGCCGTCGAGTTCATCGAGCGGCACGAGCGCTCGCCGCGCCGCTGGTACGGCGGCGCCGTCGGCCGGATCGGCTTCGACGGCTGCCTGGACACCGTGCTCACGCTGCGCACCATCCAGATCAGGGACGGCGTGGGCACCGTACGGGCCGGGGCGACGCTCCTGTACGACTCGGACCCGGTGGCCGAGGAGCAGGAGACCGAGCTGAAGGCGAAGGCCCTCCTGGAGATCCTCGCGGGCGACCCGCCGCCACCGGCCCGCGCCGAGGTGCGCGAGCGGCCCGGTGAGGGCCGCGACGTCCTGCTCGTGGACCACCGCGACTCGTTCGTGCACTGCCTGGCCGGCTACTTCCGGGAGACCGGCGCCGCCGTGGAGACCTACCGCAGCGGCGGCCACCTGCACCTCATCGGCGAGCGCCGGCCCGACCTGGTGGTGCTCTCGCCCGGGCCCGGCACGCCCGCCGACTTCAAGGTCTCCGCGACGCTGGCCGAGGCCGAGCGGCTCGGCATCCCGGTCTTCGGCGTCTGCCTCGGTCTCCAGGGCATCGTGGAGTACCTGGGCGGCGACCTGGCCACGCTGCCCGCGCCCGTCCACGGCAAGCCCTCCCGGGTGCGCCGCACCACCGTCGAGTCGGGTCTGCTCACCGGCCTGCCCGAGACGTTCGACGTCGGCCGCTACCACTCGCTGTACGCCGACCCCGGCCGGGTGCCGGAGGGCCTGCGGGTGACGGCCGTGACGGCGGACGGCGCCGTCGCGATGGCGGTGGAGGCACCCGAACGCGGCCTGGCCGCCGTCCAGTTCCACCCTGAGTCGATCATGTCGGGCGAGGGACGCACCGGCCACCAGGTGGTCGCCAACGCGGTCACCCACCTGACCAGATCCGCCCGATGA
- a CDS encoding AMP-binding protein — protein MWMAHFVKRNRLLRPDRLALADPNRRLTWREFDERTDALATALLERGVEKGQRIAVSSRSRVEVLELYVAGGKAGVVVCPINPSFPAPEVEHIVRNVEPVGVFSEQQIFDRLGDAFGDGWRVSIGSEDYEEMAATKARELPLPRQDDIFAILHTSATTGHAKGVAVTHRSVSACYTAMAAEVGFSADDVMVNPCPLFHGSVVIGLALFASGGALVLEPEFTPQRWLADVAEFKATKTFLVPSMARFVLRTKAFANADLSSLKDIMFGGAPMPQELLRECLEKFPAPMRSIYGITEGGGPIATHLFRRGEWPFDEEGTVLPTAGRMLPGYHIEVQDDSGNALPTGDVGEICVRGDGMMLLYWRNTEATAKTVRNGWLRTGDVGYADEDGFLYLVDRRNDVLIRGGQNVYPAEIERVLATQPGVLDVAVVGAPNDEWGEVPVAFVAAGDEPPTVAALIGACARELASYKRPTAVHFVDEIPRNGAGKLLRRVLRDRLAAEAREAEAAKSTEPAAAARDDKATAGTGGGGSGSGA, from the coding sequence ATGTGGATGGCGCACTTCGTCAAGCGCAACCGGCTGCTGCGCCCTGACCGCCTCGCGCTGGCCGACCCGAACCGCCGCCTGACCTGGCGGGAGTTCGACGAGCGCACGGACGCGTTGGCCACCGCGCTGCTGGAGCGCGGCGTCGAGAAGGGCCAGCGGATCGCGGTCAGCTCCCGCAGCCGGGTCGAGGTCCTTGAGCTGTACGTGGCGGGCGGCAAGGCGGGCGTCGTGGTCTGCCCGATCAACCCGTCGTTCCCCGCGCCCGAGGTCGAGCACATCGTCCGCAACGTGGAGCCGGTGGGCGTCTTCTCCGAGCAGCAGATCTTCGACCGGCTCGGCGACGCGTTCGGCGACGGCTGGCGGGTCTCGATCGGCTCCGAGGACTACGAGGAGATGGCGGCCACCAAGGCGCGCGAGCTGCCGCTGCCCCGGCAGGACGACATCTTCGCGATCCTGCACACCAGCGCCACCACCGGGCACGCCAAGGGCGTCGCGGTCACCCACCGCTCGGTCTCCGCCTGCTACACGGCGATGGCCGCCGAGGTCGGCTTCTCCGCCGACGACGTGATGGTCAACCCCTGCCCGCTGTTCCACGGCAGCGTTGTCATCGGCCTGGCGCTGTTCGCCTCCGGTGGCGCGCTGGTCCTGGAGCCGGAGTTCACGCCGCAGCGCTGGCTGGCCGACGTGGCCGAGTTCAAGGCGACCAAGACCTTCCTGGTGCCCTCGATGGCCCGCTTCGTGCTGCGTACCAAGGCGTTCGCGAACGCCGACCTGTCCAGCCTGAAGGACATCATGTTCGGCGGCGCCCCGATGCCGCAGGAACTCCTCCGCGAGTGCCTGGAGAAGTTCCCGGCCCCGATGCGCAGCATCTACGGCATCACCGAGGGCGGCGGCCCGATCGCCACCCACCTCTTCCGCCGGGGCGAGTGGCCGTTCGACGAGGAGGGCACCGTGCTGCCCACCGCCGGCCGCATGCTGCCCGGGTACCACATCGAGGTCCAGGACGACTCGGGCAACGCGCTGCCCACCGGTGACGTCGGCGAGATCTGCGTCCGTGGCGACGGCATGATGCTGCTGTACTGGCGCAACACGGAGGCCACCGCCAAGACCGTGCGCAACGGCTGGCTGCGCACCGGCGACGTCGGGTACGCCGACGAGGACGGCTTCCTCTACCTCGTGGACCGGCGCAACGACGTGCTCATCCGTGGCGGCCAGAACGTCTACCCGGCCGAGATCGAGCGGGTCCTGGCCACCCAGCCCGGCGTCCTGGACGTGGCCGTGGTCGGCGCGCCCAACGACGAGTGGGGCGAGGTGCCGGTGGCGTTCGTCGCGGCCGGCGACGAGCCGCCCACGGTGGCCGCGCTGATCGGCGCCTGCGCCCGCGAGCTGGCCAGCTACAAGCGGCCGACCGCGGTCCACTTCGTCGACGAGATCCCGCGCAACGGCGCCGGCAAGCTGCTGCGCCGGGTGCTGCGGGACCGACTCGCCGCCGAGGCGAGGGAGGCCGAGGCGGCGAAGAGCACCGAGCCGGCCGCCGCCGCGCGGGACGACAAGGCCACGGCCGGCACGGGCGGGGGCGGCTCCGGCTCCGGCGCCTGA